From a region of the Paenibacillus segetis genome:
- a CDS encoding GNAT family N-acetyltransferase has product MVIIRPIELSDIEAVQKVARRSWVDTYQDIYSIEYIESFLSKAYSSANLEHSVIHDQKNEGRRFLVAVLPSTQEVVGFIHVLKESEECYELLRVYILPEHKGKGIGTELIKEVRNLNDISKLKAWVEELNHMTRKFYEARNFKIVGEEVTTDDGYTTTLICYEKSF; this is encoded by the coding sequence ATGGTGATAATTAGACCCATTGAATTAAGTGACATAGAAGCTGTTCAGAAGGTTGCTAGGCGATCTTGGGTCGATACCTATCAGGATATTTACTCAATTGAATACATAGAATCTTTTTTAAGCAAGGCATATTCAAGCGCAAATTTAGAACATTCAGTCATTCATGATCAGAAAAATGAGGGGCGGAGATTTCTAGTAGCCGTACTGCCTTCAACACAGGAGGTCGTTGGATTTATTCATGTACTGAAGGAAAGTGAAGAATGTTACGAATTATTGAGGGTCTATATTCTACCAGAACATAAAGGGAAGGGAATAGGGACTGAATTAATAAAAGAGGTAAGGAATTTAAATGATATCTCTAAATTAAAGGCATGGGTAGAAGAATTAAATCATATGACGCGAAAGTTTTATGAGGCTAGGAATTTTAAAATCGTCGGTGAGGAAGTAACAACTGATGATGGATATACTACAACGCTAATTTGTTATGAGAAATCTTTTTAA
- a CDS encoding AAA family ATPase: MIIWVNGTFGSGKTQTANELSRRIPNSFIYDPEHVGYFIKKNIPKQMSKNDFQDFNVWRELNYSMLKAIYGEFSGTIIVPMTIANPQYFSEIVGRLRDDGVEVHHFTLRASKETILKRLKSRGEGKNSWAARQIDRCLNGLSHDVFQTHIDTDHLSIDNIAEQIAAATNIQLLPDPRSRTRKRIDRVITQLKYVRFWR, translated from the coding sequence TTGATCATTTGGGTGAATGGGACGTTTGGATCAGGCAAAACTCAAACTGCCAATGAATTATCTAGGAGAATTCCTAATTCGTTTATTTATGATCCGGAGCATGTTGGCTATTTTATTAAAAAGAATATACCAAAGCAAATGTCCAAGAATGACTTCCAAGATTTCAATGTTTGGAGAGAGCTCAATTATTCGATGTTGAAAGCAATATATGGCGAATTTAGTGGAACAATTATCGTACCTATGACCATTGCAAATCCTCAATATTTTAGTGAAATTGTTGGTAGGCTAAGAGACGATGGAGTGGAAGTACATCATTTTACACTGCGTGCCTCAAAGGAAACGATTCTGAAACGCCTGAAAAGTAGGGGTGAGGGGAAAAACTCATGGGCGGCTAGGCAAATTGATAGATGTTTGAACGGACTATCTCACGACGTATTCCAAACCCATATCGATACAGATCACCTATCTATTGATAATATAGCCGAACAGATTGCTGCTGCAACTAATATTCAATTATTACCGGATCCAAGAAGCAGAACGCGAAAGAGGATAGATCGAGTTATTACTCAATTAAAATATGTGCGTTTTTGGAGGTGA
- a CDS encoding dihydrofolate reductase, with protein sequence MIISLIAAASINRVIGMDEVIPWKIPGEQKRFKDLTCGKSIIMGRKTYESIGKPLPDRKTIIISRSQEIIAENCTTVRSLQEAYELLIDQEEIFIAGGGEIYREALPNADKIYLTVIEREIAGNILFPNFNKELFKITYQEKMDGELPYTYYTYERQ encoded by the coding sequence ATGATCATTTCATTAATTGCAGCTGCATCAATCAATAGAGTGATTGGCATGGATGAAGTGATTCCTTGGAAGATACCAGGTGAGCAAAAGCGATTCAAGGACTTAACCTGCGGCAAATCAATCATTATGGGCAGAAAAACATACGAGTCCATAGGTAAACCATTACCTGATAGAAAGACTATTATAATTTCAAGAAGCCAAGAGATAATAGCTGAAAATTGTACGACTGTAAGGTCCCTTCAAGAAGCATACGAATTATTGATAGACCAGGAAGAGATATTTATCGCTGGTGGTGGAGAAATATATAGAGAAGCTCTACCAAATGCTGATAAAATATACTTAACAGTGATTGAGCGTGAAATTGCAGGGAATATTTTATTCCCTAATTTTAATAAGGAGCTTTTTAAAATCACTTATCAAGAGAAAATGGATGGAGAATTACCTTACACTTACTACACTTATGAAAGACAATAG
- a CDS encoding GNAT family N-acetyltransferase, whose protein sequence is MIAQFIKQDFYKIRHITDKCDNIEVRAVVSGINPGQVYVDHPTMPTAALIWIQGQAGFQVVGDPHSKSFLNDLEPYMRTYIEPNLIEQNISCVEIGADETWTETLQVTFKNRNLSNDIQHVFKLNEDMETNEIHTDGVIIRKLDEDVLKSRRFENQSYLEGKISRFWDSIDDFLQHGFGYIAEQNNTVVSSCFSAFVADHTHAIDIETIEGYRKRNLGALVARAFVEECKREGIHPYWDCTPENTGSIRLAKSVGMSLDFNYRIFWYNMN, encoded by the coding sequence TTGATAGCTCAGTTTATCAAACAAGACTTTTATAAGATAAGACACATTACCGATAAGTGTGACAATATTGAAGTAAGAGCAGTGGTAAGTGGAATTAATCCTGGCCAGGTTTATGTAGACCATCCAACGATGCCTACTGCGGCTCTTATCTGGATTCAAGGTCAAGCTGGTTTTCAAGTGGTTGGAGATCCTCATAGCAAGTCTTTTCTGAATGATCTGGAACCCTACATGAGAACTTATATTGAACCAAACTTAATAGAACAAAATATCAGCTGTGTCGAAATCGGTGCAGATGAAACTTGGACAGAAACGTTACAAGTGACATTTAAAAATAGAAATCTTTCGAATGATATTCAACATGTGTTTAAACTTAATGAAGATATGGAAACAAATGAAATCCATACTGACGGGGTAATTATCCGAAAATTAGATGAGGATGTATTGAAGTCTAGGAGATTTGAAAATCAATCCTACCTAGAGGGGAAGATTTCTCGCTTTTGGGACTCTATTGATGACTTTTTACAGCATGGTTTTGGATATATTGCTGAGCAGAACAATACCGTGGTTAGTTCATGTTTCTCCGCATTTGTTGCCGATCACACGCACGCTATAGATATAGAAACAATAGAAGGTTATAGAAAAAGAAATCTAGGCGCCTTGGTGGCTAGGGCATTTGTAGAAGAGTGTAAACGCGAAGGAATTCATCCTTATTGGGATTGTACTCCTGAGAATACGGGGTCCATTCGGTTGGCGAAGAGTGTAGGAATGTCTCTTGATTTTAACTATAGGATATTTTGGTATAACATGAATTAG
- a CDS encoding sugar phosphate isomerase/epimerase — MNNFMIGQYGSFDYTKYNRDFKDEFFGIEACLFNSEEDVLNLIKESKDRSFEVGVHFPLRAGQSDLRDALVLSQDQSVKESAFELIQNELEYMIHLKPKYILFHYPKPVILDDRVDWSSWRFTDSKEYVYESKYSINDFIENSQYLFQWLSAMSDKYNFIPVLEFDALNKYVYQTELLEELLNKYNKVKLCLDTGRLYLQEKIDPFFNSKEVIKKYAKYAEVIHLWTLQYIQKIEQYHYPVLPELSPSEGWAPIEDYLNIIREENRNVKIQFEHQSDFISDEDLERCYVWVDKILNS, encoded by the coding sequence GTGAACAATTTTATGATCGGCCAATATGGTTCATTTGATTACACGAAATATAATCGAGATTTTAAGGACGAATTTTTTGGAATTGAAGCATGCCTTTTTAATTCAGAAGAGGATGTATTAAATCTAATCAAGGAATCAAAGGATCGATCTTTTGAAGTTGGAGTTCATTTTCCACTGCGAGCAGGTCAATCAGATTTAAGAGATGCGTTAGTTCTATCTCAAGATCAATCTGTTAAAGAAAGTGCTTTTGAATTAATACAGAATGAACTTGAGTATATGATTCATTTGAAACCTAAGTATATATTATTTCATTACCCCAAACCGGTTATATTAGATGATCGAGTAGATTGGAGTAGTTGGCGGTTCACAGATAGCAAAGAGTATGTGTATGAAAGCAAATACTCTATCAACGATTTTATAGAGAATAGTCAGTATTTATTTCAATGGTTGTCCGCTATGAGTGATAAGTACAACTTTATCCCTGTCTTAGAGTTTGATGCGCTGAATAAATATGTCTACCAAACAGAACTACTAGAAGAATTGTTAAATAAATATAACAAGGTTAAATTATGCTTGGATACGGGGCGACTGTATTTACAGGAGAAAATAGATCCCTTTTTCAACTCGAAAGAAGTCATCAAGAAATATGCGAAATATGCTGAAGTCATTCATTTATGGACTCTTCAATATATCCAGAAGATTGAACAATATCATTATCCTGTTTTACCTGAGCTATCTCCATCAGAAGGATGGGCTCCAATTGAAGATTATTTGAACATCATTAGAGAAGAGAATCGGAACGTTAAGATTCAGTTTGAGCATCAATCTGATTTCATAAGCGATGAAGATTTAGAAAGATGCTATGTGTGGGTTGATAAGATATTGAATTCCTGA
- a CDS encoding undecaprenyldiphospho-muramoylpentapeptide beta-N-acetylglucosaminyltransferase, with amino-acid sequence MSKRILFTGGGSAGHVSVNMALIPRFIDMGWDVKYMGSKQGIEAELINKLGNVEYISISTGKLRRYFDWENIKDPVRVTKGIIQAYQYIREMKPDVVFSKGGFVSVPVIIGARLNRVPIIIHESDITPGLANKISMPFASKICVTFPETAEHAKDNKTVHVGAVIREELMRGSVIRGLTLCDFTRSKPVIVVMGGSLGSQRMNEILRRNLHHITTKFQVVHICGKGQMDPSYHYREYKQFEYIHDELADILAIADLVISRAGSNSIFEFLALKKPMLLIPLSKEASRGDQILNAQSFKSAGYCEVLLEEEMHDDTFLMAINDVFEQRPDMMERMSKSGSNDAINKVVELIKSISK; translated from the coding sequence ATGTCGAAGCGAATACTATTTACGGGTGGAGGGTCGGCCGGTCATGTGTCTGTGAATATGGCTTTGATACCTAGGTTTATCGACATGGGTTGGGATGTCAAATACATGGGATCTAAGCAAGGGATTGAGGCTGAACTTATTAATAAACTTGGTAATGTTGAGTACATAAGCATTTCAACTGGAAAGTTGAGAAGATATTTTGACTGGGAAAACATAAAGGATCCTGTTCGAGTGACGAAAGGAATCATTCAAGCTTATCAGTATATAAGAGAAATGAAGCCTGATGTTGTTTTTTCGAAAGGTGGATTTGTTTCCGTTCCTGTCATTATAGGAGCTAGGTTGAATCGAGTACCCATCATAATTCATGAATCCGATATTACACCTGGATTAGCTAACAAGATATCCATGCCTTTCGCTTCAAAAATATGTGTGACCTTTCCAGAGACAGCGGAGCATGCTAAGGATAACAAAACCGTTCATGTAGGAGCCGTAATACGAGAAGAGCTTATGCGTGGAAGTGTAATTAGAGGCTTGACTCTGTGTGATTTTACAAGAAGTAAACCAGTCATTGTGGTAATGGGGGGGAGTCTGGGATCGCAACGAATGAATGAGATCCTTCGCAGAAATTTGCATCATATTACTACAAAATTTCAGGTTGTTCATATATGTGGCAAGGGACAAATGGATCCTTCTTATCATTATCGAGAATACAAACAATTTGAATATATCCATGATGAATTGGCAGATATTTTAGCTATAGCTGATCTTGTGATCTCGCGGGCGGGATCTAACTCAATATTTGAGTTTCTAGCGCTGAAAAAACCGATGTTATTAATTCCTCTCTCAAAGGAAGCGAGTCGGGGAGATCAGATATTAAATGCGCAATCATTTAAGTCTGCGGGCTATTGTGAGGTTTTGTTAGAAGAGGAAATGCATGATGATACATTCTTAATGGCTATTAACGATGTATTCGAGCAGCGGCCTGATATGATGGAGAGAATGAGTAAGAGTGGGAGTAATGATGCAATTAACAAGGTAGTTGAGCTGATTAAATCAATTTCCAAGTAA
- a CDS encoding YfiT family bacillithiol transferase produces MDPIRFPIGRFEPVNNADTAHFMNQIPGIIITLRYILKDIPTQQLHIPYRPDGWTIQQIVHHLADNDMNAYIRFKRALTEDEPMASSYREDLWAELNDYKDIPIENSLLLLELLHKRLHVLLNGLSPEDFQRKLKTQVLGTITLDIALQRFIWHNKHHISKIETYIISRGRLESTN; encoded by the coding sequence ATGGATCCTATTCGTTTTCCCATAGGTAGGTTTGAACCCGTTAATAATGCTGACACAGCTCATTTTATGAATCAGATACCAGGAATCATAATAACCTTAAGATATATTTTAAAGGATATTCCTACCCAACAATTGCACATTCCGTACCGTCCTGATGGATGGACAATTCAACAAATCGTGCATCACTTAGCGGATAATGATATGAACGCTTATATTAGGTTTAAGAGAGCTTTAACTGAAGACGAGCCAATGGCGAGTTCTTATCGTGAAGATTTATGGGCTGAATTAAATGACTACAAAGATATTCCTATCGAAAACTCATTGTTATTACTTGAACTACTTCATAAACGGCTACATGTACTTCTGAATGGTCTAAGTCCGGAAGATTTCCAAAGGAAATTGAAGACGCAGGTACTCGGCACAATAACTTTAGATATTGCCCTCCAACGGTTTATTTGGCATAACAAACATCATATCTCTAAGATAGAAACATATATAATCAGTAGAGGTAGACTAGAATCAACGAACTGA
- a CDS encoding GNAT family N-acetyltransferase — translation MITIHRVEYHQKPTLRNLLELYKYDFSEFDPEDVNENGRYDEYMYLDHYWTEEGRHPYFLRVDGLLAGFALIREIGTSTYSIAEFFIMKKYRHQGVGEHVATEMFNTFTGVWKVAQMETNKPAQTFWRKTIERYTNNNYQEIREEGWDGPIQIFSTVLKG, via the coding sequence ATGATAACGATTCATAGAGTGGAATATCATCAAAAACCTACATTAAGGAACCTTCTTGAATTATATAAATACGATTTCAGCGAATTTGACCCTGAAGACGTCAATGAAAATGGACGTTATGATGAGTATATGTATTTGGATCATTATTGGACAGAAGAAGGTAGGCATCCCTATTTTTTGCGAGTAGATGGCTTACTGGCTGGATTTGCTTTGATAAGAGAAATAGGTACATCTACTTATTCGATAGCTGAGTTTTTTATCATGAAGAAGTATAGACATCAAGGAGTCGGAGAACATGTAGCTACTGAAATGTTTAATACATTTACTGGGGTTTGGAAAGTGGCTCAAATGGAGACAAATAAGCCGGCTCAGACATTTTGGAGAAAGACGATTGAACGATATACAAACAACAATTATCAAGAAATTAGAGAAGAGGGTTGGGATGGACCCATTCAAATATTCTCAACCGTACTTAAGGGCTGA
- a CDS encoding GNAT family N-acetyltransferase: protein MIEIKSARLIIRETEARDLNNIEKLWNEPEVMKWVGFPNGLQITQASLKVWLERLKSHQNQKHFVVFDKHSNFCGELFYDLEPDNRAGLDIKFLPEFQGQGLATEALLCLINYIFEYIKEVTCVWTEPSQSNIAAMRLYDRCGLKDTGIIAEGNESGTYWELSRTKWNECYAKYK, encoded by the coding sequence TTGATAGAAATCAAAAGTGCAAGGCTTATCATTAGGGAAACAGAAGCAAGGGATTTGAATAACATTGAAAAGCTGTGGAATGAACCCGAGGTCATGAAATGGGTCGGTTTTCCTAACGGTTTACAGATTACTCAAGCAAGTTTAAAGGTATGGTTAGAACGCCTAAAAAGTCATCAGAATCAAAAGCATTTTGTTGTGTTCGATAAGCATTCAAACTTTTGTGGAGAATTATTTTACGATCTTGAACCGGATAACAGAGCTGGCTTGGATATAAAATTTCTGCCTGAATTCCAAGGGCAGGGATTAGCGACAGAAGCCTTACTATGTCTTATAAATTACATATTTGAATATATTAAGGAAGTTACTTGTGTTTGGACTGAACCATCTCAAAGTAATATCGCTGCGATGAGACTATATGATCGATGTGGACTTAAGGATACGGGAATTATTGCTGAAGGTAATGAATCAGGCACCTATTGGGAACTAAGTAGAACGAAATGGAATGAATGTTACGCAAAGTACAAATAA
- a CDS encoding MerR family transcriptional regulator, with the protein MELSIQQVAARTGLSVHTLRYYEKIGLMEPICRASNGHRSYHEHDLEWIVLLMRLRSTGMPIAEMQRFADLMRLGDAGIRSRRELLEEHEQKLLLQAKELQDTLSVLRDKVTYYRAWEAAQHQE; encoded by the coding sequence ATGGAATTATCAATTCAGCAGGTAGCCGCTAGGACGGGATTAAGTGTACATACTCTTCGATATTATGAAAAAATAGGTCTGATGGAGCCCATATGTCGTGCATCGAACGGGCATCGTTCCTACCATGAACATGATTTGGAATGGATCGTCTTGCTCATGAGACTGCGTTCTACCGGCATGCCAATTGCTGAAATGCAGCGGTTCGCTGATCTAATGCGCTTGGGTGATGCAGGTATTCGTAGTCGAAGAGAACTGCTGGAGGAACATGAACAAAAATTACTGTTGCAAGCTAAGGAGCTTCAGGATACTTTGAGCGTTCTACGGGACAAGGTTACATATTACAGGGCATGGGAAGCCGCCCAGCATCAAGAGTAG
- a CDS encoding NUDIX domain-containing protein: MELRQMATAFLFNQDKVLMMKKNLSRIFDFEFWSGLGGHLEPEELNEPKGACVREIFEESGIQEEEIEDLKLQYILLRVKNDEIRQQFVYFGKTNRSDAVASEEGELYWIHKDEILNLHVSRIIRFMIEHYFSNPDKTEVTIGTISIDNNDEDPVIQWAELRDPGVF, encoded by the coding sequence ATGGAGCTTAGGCAGATGGCTACTGCATTCCTATTTAATCAAGACAAAGTGTTAATGATGAAGAAAAATTTAAGCAGAATTTTTGACTTTGAGTTTTGGAGTGGGCTTGGGGGACATCTAGAACCTGAAGAGTTAAACGAGCCAAAAGGAGCGTGTGTTAGAGAAATTTTTGAAGAATCGGGAATTCAAGAAGAAGAAATTGAAGATTTGAAATTACAGTACATATTATTACGTGTTAAGAACGATGAGATTAGACAACAATTTGTATATTTCGGTAAGACAAATAGAAGTGATGCTGTTGCCTCGGAAGAAGGAGAATTGTATTGGATTCATAAGGATGAAATCTTGAACCTGCATGTGTCGAGAATTATTCGATTTATGATAGAACACTATTTTTCTAATCCAGATAAAACAGAAGTGACGATAGGAACAATCTCAATCGATAACAATGATGAAGATCCCGTTATACAATGGGCAGAATTAAGAGACCCGGGGGTATTTTAG
- a CDS encoding VOC family protein → MPSPIKNQIKCTFIPVSNIGNARDWYCKILDLPSDGEILFGHLFILPMEGTAGIVLDSKIYSPEAVFKTPVIQFATDDIEYSYEYMKEHQVEVITDIENGHWFNFKDPDGNLLMVCK, encoded by the coding sequence ATGCCAAGTCCAATTAAAAATCAGATTAAATGTACATTTATTCCAGTAAGTAATATTGGAAATGCGAGAGATTGGTATTGTAAGATCTTAGATTTACCTTCTGATGGTGAAATATTATTTGGTCACTTATTTATTTTACCCATGGAAGGGACTGCAGGGATCGTATTGGATAGTAAGATTTATTCCCCAGAGGCAGTATTCAAAACACCAGTTATCCAATTCGCTACGGATGATATTGAGTATTCTTATGAATATATGAAGGAGCATCAGGTAGAGGTAATCACGGATATCGAAAACGGACATTGGTTTAATTTTAAAGATCCAGACGGGAATTTATTAATGGTGTGCAAGTAG
- a CDS encoding histidine phosphatase family protein, with the protein MKTTIYMVRHAESPYTEGNERTRGLTPAGKNNIEKVTELLQDEGINHIVSSPYARAVLTVEALAQKLNIELQSIEDLRERHFAGEDYIIRDDKFMQAIQDSFHDPNYTLPGGETNADCQNRSVAALRTILEENKGKKIAIGTHGNVMTLMMQYFDAKYGFEFLIQTTKPDIYKMEFEDFELTGVTRLWNE; encoded by the coding sequence ATGAAGACTACGATCTATATGGTTAGACATGCCGAATCACCGTATACAGAAGGAAATGAAAGAACTAGGGGACTTACACCTGCGGGGAAGAACAACATTGAAAAAGTAACAGAGCTACTACAGGATGAAGGAATAAACCATATTGTTTCAAGTCCTTATGCAAGAGCAGTTCTTACAGTTGAGGCATTAGCTCAGAAGTTAAATATAGAGCTTCAATCCATTGAAGATCTTAGAGAACGGCACTTTGCTGGAGAAGATTACATTATTCGAGATGATAAGTTTATGCAGGCTATCCAAGATTCGTTTCATGATCCTAACTATACTTTGCCTGGAGGAGAAACTAATGCTGACTGCCAAAATAGATCGGTAGCTGCTTTACGGACTATTTTGGAAGAAAACAAAGGTAAGAAAATCGCGATCGGAACTCACGGGAATGTAATGACCTTGATGATGCAATATTTTGACGCAAAGTATGGCTTTGAATTCCTGATCCAAACAACGAAACCGGATATTTATAAAATGGAATTTGAAGATTTTGAATTAACTGGCGTTACAAGACTTTGGAATGAATAG
- a CDS encoding DUF3977 family protein, whose amino-acid sequence MKKYIEIGFGNTWFVRTELEYPDGTETEVQGIYRPFKIQSIYMRTWIGYKVFILDLRTGFKIQTKTRRCFKCIIGFSGI is encoded by the coding sequence TTGAAGAAATATATTGAGATTGGATTCGGGAACACCTGGTTTGTAAGAACGGAACTTGAATATCCTGATGGTACAGAAACAGAAGTTCAAGGGATATATAGACCATTTAAAATTCAATCTATTTACATGAGAACTTGGATAGGTTACAAGGTGTTCATACTAGATTTAAGAACTGGGTTTAAGATTCAAACAAAAACCAGAAGATGTTTTAAATGTATAATCGGTTTCTCAGGAATTTAA
- a CDS encoding aldo/keto reductase: protein MQNLPLGNTGIKVSALALGCLNFGSRTTKEISYRLLDQYQDAGGSFLDTANNYAFWNEGCVGGESESLIGQWMKERGNRSRMIVATKVGAKPTFPGGGFENKEGLGRKAIEQAIDESLLRLGTDYIDLYYAHIDDNSIPLQETLEVMDRLVRSGKVRALGCSNYSVSRIEEARSISRSHNWTSYSCIQQRHTYLRPNSAADFGVQISADDELLRYCEHHDDFSLLAYSPLLNGAYTRQDVALPEQYRGPEVETRLSVLKEVAAETDGTLNQVVLAWLLQNTPATISLIAASNSEQMSENLGSLDIKLSQGQLERLNRA, encoded by the coding sequence ATGCAAAACCTGCCATTAGGTAATACAGGAATCAAAGTAAGTGCATTAGCTTTAGGATGTTTAAACTTTGGATCACGGACAACGAAAGAGATATCCTATCGTTTGTTAGATCAATATCAAGATGCAGGAGGTTCATTCCTGGATACGGCTAATAACTATGCTTTTTGGAACGAAGGGTGTGTTGGTGGAGAAAGTGAATCGCTGATTGGGCAATGGATGAAAGAACGCGGAAACCGTAGTCGAATGATTGTAGCGACGAAGGTTGGAGCGAAACCTACTTTTCCAGGAGGTGGGTTTGAGAATAAGGAAGGATTAGGTCGTAAAGCTATTGAACAAGCAATCGATGAGAGTCTACTGCGTTTGGGTACTGATTATATTGATTTGTATTATGCTCATATTGACGATAACAGCATCCCGCTGCAAGAGACACTGGAGGTCATGGATAGACTAGTACGTTCGGGAAAGGTAAGAGCCCTAGGATGTAGTAATTATAGCGTTTCTCGGATTGAAGAGGCCAGAAGCATCAGTCGTTCCCATAACTGGACGTCGTATTCTTGTATTCAACAGCGTCATACTTATCTTCGTCCTAATTCGGCTGCTGATTTTGGAGTGCAGATTAGTGCAGATGATGAGCTATTAAGATATTGCGAGCATCATGACGATTTTTCGCTTCTCGCTTATTCGCCCTTGCTCAATGGTGCATATACACGGCAAGACGTAGCTCTTCCAGAACAGTACCGAGGGCCGGAAGTTGAAACAAGACTAAGCGTTTTAAAGGAAGTGGCTGCTGAGACTGATGGTACTTTGAATCAGGTTGTACTGGCTTGGCTCCTACAAAATACGCCGGCCACGATCTCACTGATTGCAGCAAGTAATTCCGAACAAATGAGTGAGAATTTAGGATCTCTGGACATCAAGCTTAGTCAGGGACAATTGGAGCGTTTAAACAGGGCATAG